The Anopheles coluzzii chromosome 2, AcolN3, whole genome shotgun sequence genome window below encodes:
- the LOC120948532 gene encoding protocadherin-like wing polarity protein stan, with the protein MNVPRCTLAARLALIAVLLQLLLLCSTCNGYMIIASEDDEPGKILFNSSVYKLGSERQYKINAHKSAHYVHHLLRVDPDNGQVSLKRKLKCDGIYYPTLFTFYVDSTSNRLRSIDYYSLPIRIFIVGRNCSDEDEAVAASFRKLFEEDDTGYHHHQRHRREAVYRLATAKDTPLPVREDDDAEEYEQRMYGEYLGDRFHYYRSEYPWLAATSVTNYTTFREGDILFDTVLENEYRHGIITRKRREIRDLPADRIHRKIADAKQWISETYASYAIHTTDKWKHICLKKSQYINSIGAFLPKTVLHHCTVRYLDVNDERFEIETRTGDLIATGDLCIPETLWKVIITYNVRCDRKDIIDADHRLKIVYHHQELNDTDIAKRVRRELRNQSPYFEQALYVASVLEEQPPGANVITVRARDPEDSPVVYSLVSLLDSRSQAMFKVDSRTGVVTTSSTLDRELMDVHYFRVIATDDSFPPRSGTTTLQVNVLDCNDHTPTFEAEQFHATVREGVSVGSTVITIRATDQDIGKNADIEYAITSILGENQEQSGTAANGSNEGNPVEGDNNGSSQKFRIDARSGTISTRSALDREVSGMYTIMVTATDMATPQSERKSATTTVLVKILDDNDNYPQFSERTYTVQVREDQWANENNVIAHIQASDADQGNNAAIRYAIIGGNTQSQFSIDSMSGDVSLVKPLDYENVRSYRLVIRAQDGGSPSRSNTTQLLVNVLDANDNAPRFYTSQFQEAVLESVPVGYNIVRVQAYDSDEGANSEITYSIQNRDDGMPLAVDPRTGWIHTTKALDREEQSRYSFQVVAVDGGIPPKSASTSVIVTIQDVNDNDPTFSPKYYEAMLAEDQPPGTPVTTVTATDPDEDSRLHYEITAGNTRGRFAITSQNGRGLITIAQPLDYKQERRFALTITATDSGQRTDTAIVNINITDANNFAPVFENAPYSASVFEDAPIGTTVLVVSASDSDVGINAQITYLLNDESVNGLGANEPFTINAQTGAIITNAKLDRESTSGYLLTVTAKDGGNPSLSDTTDVEISVTDVNDNAPVFKVPLYQATIPEDALIGTSVVQIAATDLDMGLNGRVKYALGQKDMDEGSFVVDPISGVIRTNKGLDRESIPVYHLTAIASDKGTPTMSSSVEVQIRLDDVNDSPPTFASDKLTLYVPENSPVGSVVGEIYAHDPDEGVNAIVHYSIIGGDDSNSFSLVTRPGSDRAQLLTMTELDYESPRKRFELIIRAASPPLRNDVYVEILVTDVNDNAPVLRDFQVIFNNFRDCFPSGVIGRIPAFDADVTDKLTYRILSGNNANLLRLNSSTGGLTLSPQLNTNVPKFATMEVSVTDGINEAKAIMQLIVRLITEDMLFNSVTVRLDEMTEEAFLSPLLSFFLDGLAAIIPCPKENIFLFSIQEDIDVSGKILNVSFSARRPDVAFEEYYSSQYLQERIYLNRAILARLATVRVLPFDDNLCVREPCLNYEQCLSVLKFGNASGFIHSDTVLFRPIHPVNTFACKCPEGFTGSREHYLCDTEVDLCYSDPCQNGGSCMRREGGYSCVCTEQYTGVNCETSIAGLKPCISEVCGDGYSCLTSGQGGHWPPYTKTCELMSRSFTRNSFLTFPGMRQRHRFNIRLKFATVRDSGLLLYNGRYNEQHDFIALEIINGKVVFSFSLGDKVETVTVNQQRKVSDGNWHTVEVKYFNRTVLLSLDNCDTATALAGLGERWNCANQTTLVLDRRCASLVEPCHRFFDLTGPLQIGGLPKIPAYFQIRSHSFVGCISDLYIDQRYVDLGAYIADNGTVAGCPQKAASCASEPCFNGGTCREGWGEGWECDCPDGFTGNACQESVALPWRFHGDGILSFNPLLRPIQLPWLTAFSLRTRKRDSFVMEIQVGQNSSAVVSLRDGILQYLYNGEPLQLAGADLADGRWHRVEIKWMGTEVSLTVDYGQRSGVLPVTQKIQGLYVGRIVIGGLEGTIGQHYGGPSENFEGCIQDVRVGGVQSVLKRPTVRENVLDGCVSNAKCPEGCPEESVCVSNWDEAYCECLHGFVGGECKPVCTVKPCSDNGICRADTVNTKGYRCECNSSLSSGEYCENTVQQPCPAGWWGERSCGPCKCNVKQGYHPNCDKSTGQCYCRENHYQPVNDTVCLPCECYTVGSYGKSCNSSGQCECREGVIGRRCDSCSNPYAEVTLNGCEVVYDGCPKSHSAGLWWPRTAFGELAVENCPAPARGKGTRRCDQVQSGWGAPDMFNCTSEAFLDLRKQLSQIEVDGLELNTFISVKVAASLQQACISVGGQTSEKDGNGLRDSRMNDFYTIGAEKTMGSSSASLWREDDFELDYLLNDGQSFVQSKLYGADLLITDRLLHELMRYEAYQHGLNLSHSQDKHYVRNLVESAGEILDRRYASEWKRVQDLTGRGPDDLVDAFNQYMIVLARSQHDTYTNPFEIVHKNMVLGMDIVTTESLFGYESQMVKQQQFKQAKGHQDLHGHPAETVILPDTSSFLQNSPKQKQPLISFPKYNNYIQDRSKFDRSTKVLVPLDMLGITAPDKNEVVNQIAEHRAIFTYAQYKDAGELFPTNFDETVTRRWGVEMQIASSVLSIAIVTPELDKDSYTQPFPSSGGLEKSGGNNQVETIAPPPAKPVPERTSEKLSLNEIKISIHDMSDREEGLDTLDQHAPQVPMVNTAENSEDFFHDDDLPETVVLARSEQMSSIERTAETAIRKRRRSIVSADGGIPESVEMDSASRTNYVPLGQPHLKQAIKLQMWLNIPRNRFVSRSNPQCVRWNTHANLWTRIGCQTEIPNYEMIGHNDTIVVNCTCNQLATYAVLVDIIDPEDIPEPSLLVQITSYSAFLLSLPILFAVIVSLALLRGLQTNSNSIHQNLLFCIFTAELLFFVAIQARRDLLDNEFPCKLVAIALHYTWLAAFAWTTVDCVHLYRMLTEMRDINHGPMGFYHTIGYGAPALLVGLSVGVRVHEYGNSMFCWLSVYESVIWWMVGPIAIVSVFDLFILFLSVKAAFTIKDHVLGFGNLRTLLWLSVVSLPLLGIMWVLAVLSASENSQLLNMLLSAVVIMHSLFSIIGYCIINKRVRENLHNAFLRCMGRKVPLLESSIAISNSSQNVGSPKTPGFAGSSGGQYDTARRNIGISTSSTTSRSTAKTSSSPYRSDGQFRHTSTSTSNYNSDGVASYMRGHYEESALRKIKNGGQGRDGERRSHRRHRRDSDSGSETDGRSLELASSHSSDDEESRVGRNSSTHRSTGVCSTSYLPNITEHVATTPPELHVVQSPQLFPNVTPTRWPNQNANNYMPPGNGRWSQETASDNEAHPHKSPTTGGSLPNPDITETSYLHQNRMNMPPSILENIQENYNIGYSNTDLHSDRNYSNYGNADNYVPPADYAKRYDSQASVNPSSTLPHHYASSVNGSSTGGGVPIAEARHTGSMQVINHMRAYQHENPYALKESLYERSRTLGYGTSAGGAESPYHAGHPLTAPNDLYSPPGAIHGMSFKSSVQSLLKNDYQQQQRQQYKHHQTGNGGESDRMSEGSDKNPYNFPYTAEEDHLVHNGTARMHHTGGMENIGHMEHIASSSPSPPQLLMRAPEGLSPAPLQSIGQLNGATNDTPNDDDETTV; encoded by the exons ATGAACGTGCCACGGTGCACTCTGGCGGCAAGGCTTGCTCTGATAGCGGTGCTTTTGCAGCTTCTGTTGCTTTGTAGCACCTGCAATGGATATATGATAATAGCAAGTGAAGACGACGAACCAGGGAAGATACTGTTTAACTCTTCCGTTTACAAACTTGGATCGGAACGGCAGTACAAAATCAATGCCCATAAATCTGCCCACTACGTGCACCATCTGCTCCGGGTGGATCCGGACAATGGGCAAGTGAGCTTGAAGCGAAAGCTCAAATGTGATGGCATCTACTATCCTACACTATTTACGTTTTACGTCGATTCTACCTCGAACAGACTGCGTAGTATAGACTATTACAGTTTACCGATAAGGATATTCATCGTTGGGCGCAATTGCTCCGACGAGGACGAAGCGGTTGCGGCTAGTTTTCGTAAGCTCTTCGAGGAGGATGATACCGGatatcatcatcaccagcgACACAGACGAGAAGCAGTGTATCGCTTAGCAACCGCGAAGGATACTCCGCTGCCAGTGCGGGAAGACGATGATGCTGAAGAGTACGAGCAACGCATGTACGGCGAGTACTTGGGCGATCGGTTCCATTACTATCGTTCCGAATATCCGTGGTTGGCGGCTACGAGTGTCACTAACTACACGACCTTTCGCGAAGGTGACATCCTGTTCGATACCGTGCTTGAGAATGAATATCGACACGGCATAATCACGCGAAAGCGCCGTGAAATACGGGATCTACCGGCCGATCGAATACATCGCAAAATTGCCGACGCCAAGCAGTGGATCTCCGAAACGTACGCATCGTATGCCATTCACACCACTGACAAGTGGAAACACATTTGCCTAAAGAAGTCACAGTATATTAACTCGATTGGTGCATTTTTGCCGAAAACGGTACTACATCACTGTACGGTTCGTTACCTAGATGTGAACGATGAGCGATTCGAGATTGAGACTCGCACAGGCGATTTGATCGCTACTGGAGATCTGTGCATACCGGAAACTCTATGGAAGGTGATTATAACGTACAATGTGCGATGCGATCGGAAGGATATCATAGATGCCGATCATCGCCTAAAGATCGTATACCACCACCAGGAGCTAAATGATACCGATATAGCAAAGCGCGTGCGACGAGAGTTGAGAAATCAAAGTCCCTATTTCGAGCAGGCATTGTACGTGGCCTCAGTACTGGAGGAGCAACCGCCCGGCGCAAATGTCATTACGGTGCGCGCGCGTGATCCGGAAGACTCGCCAGTGGTGTATTCACTCGTTTCGTTGCTGGACTCACGATCCCAGGCAATGTTCAAGGTCGACTCGCGCACTGGTGTGGTGACAACCTCCTCCACCCTCGACCGTGAGCTAATGGACGTACACTACTTTCGGGTGATAGCAACGGATGACAGTTTTCCCCCTCGTTCCGGCACCACCACGCTGCAGGTTAATGTGCTCGACTGCAACGATCATACACCAACGTTCGAGGCAGAACAATTCCATGCTACAGTGCGCGAGGGAGTGAGCGTTGGCTCAACCGTCATTACAATACGCGCGACGGATCAGGATATAGGCAAAAATGCTGACATCGAGTATGCCATCACAAGTATCCTCGGCGAGAACCAGGAACAATCGGGGACAGCGGCCAACGGTAGCAACGAGGGCAATCCAGTCGAGGGCGATAATAACGGCAGTTCACAAAAGTTCCGCATCGATGCGCGCAGTGGTACAATATCGACAAGAAGTGCATTAGATCGCGAAGTGTCGGGAATGTACACGATTATGGTAACTGCAACCGATATGGCAACGCCACAATCGGAACGCAAATCGGCCACCACGACGGTTTTGGTGAAAATTTTAGACGACAACGACAACTATCCGCAGTTTAGTGAGCGAACGTACACGGTGCAGGTGCGTGAAGATCAGTGGGCAAACGAAAATAATGTGATTGCCCATATACAAGCGTCGGATGCGGATCAGGGAAATAATGCTGCAATTCG CTATGCCATAATCGGTGGAAATACGCAATCACAGTTTTCCATTGACTCGATGAGTGGTGATGTGTCTCTGGTGAAACCGTTGGACTACGAAAACGTCAGGAGCTATCGGCTGGTGATTCGTGCTCAAGACGGAGGAAGTCCTTCACGctcaaacacaacacagctACTGGTGAACGTACTTGATGCGAACGACAATGCACCACGCTTTTATACCTCCCAGTTCCAAGAGGCGGTGCTTGAGAGTGTACCCGTGGGCTATAACATCGTACGCGTGCAGGCATACGATTCCGACGAAGGAGCGAATTCGGAGATAACGTACAGTATACAGAACCGCGACGATGGGATGCCACTAGCTGTAGATCCACGCACTGGCTGGATTCACACGACCAAGGCGCTGGATCGCGAAGAGCAAAGCCGGTACAGCTTTCAGGTGGTTGCGGTCGATGGTGGAATCCCTCCGAAATCGGCCAGCACGTCAGTGATAGTGACGATCCAGGACGTGAATGATAACGATCCGACATTTAGCCCCAAGTACTACGAAGCGATGTTGGCGGAGGATCAACCGCCAGGTACACCGGTAACGACAGTGACTGCCACCGATCCTGACGAAGATTCACGGTTGCATTATGAAATAACGGCCGGCAATACGCGTGGTCGGTTTGCAATAACATCGCAAAACGGTCGGGGACTGATAACCATTGCACAGCCGTTGGATTATAAGCAAGAGCGAAGATTTGCGCTTACCATCACTGCCACCGACAGTGGCCAGCGGACGGATACTGCGATAGTGAATATAAACATCACGGATGCTAACAATTTTGCTCCCGTTTTCGAGAACGCCCCCTACAGTGCTTCCGTTTTTGAGGATGCACCCATCGGTACAACCGTGCTGGTAGTGTCTGCATCTGATAGTGATGTAGGTATCAACGCACAAATAACATACCTACTGAACGATGAGTCAGTGAATGGACTCGGAGCGAACGAACCGTTCACCATTAACGCACAAACGGGCGCAATCATAACGAACGCTAAACTGGATCGGGAGAGTACGAGCGGATACCTGTTGACCGTAACGGCAAAGGACGGGGGCAACCCGTCCCTGAGCGATACAACGGATGTCGAAATCAGCGTGACGGACGTGAACGATAATGCGCCGGTGTTTAAAGTTCCGTTGTATCAAGCGACGATTCCCGAGGACGCATTAATCGGAACGTCGGTGGTACAGATTGCAGCTACCGATCTGGATATGGGGCTTAATGGGCGCGTAAAGTATGCGCTCGGTCAGAAGGACATGGACGAAGGTTCATTTGTGGTAGATCCCATCTCGGGCGTGATACGCACCAATAAAGGGCTCGATCGTGAGAGCATTCCGGTGTACCACCTGACTGCCATCGCTAGTGACAAAGGTACGCCCACAATGAGCAGTAGCGTTGAAGTGCAGATCCGGCTGGACGATGTGAATGATTCTCCGCCGACATTTGCATCCGATAAGCTGACGCTGTATGTGCCGGAAAACAGTCCAGTGGGTTCCGTGGTCGGGGAGATATACGCCCACGATCCTGACGAAGGTGTGAACGCGATCGTACACTATTCGATTATTGGAGGAGATGATTCGAACTCGTTTTCGCTCGTTACACGACCAGGTTCGGATCGAGCGCAGCTACTAACGATGACGGAGCTGGATTATGAATCGCCACGCAAACGGTTCGAGCTAATCATACGAGCAGCTAGTCCACCGCTTCGGAACGACGTTTATGTAGAGATTCTGGTGACGGATGTCAATGACAATGCTCCCGTATTACGCGACTTTCAAGTGATTTTCAACAACTTCCGGGACTGTTTTCCGAGTGGAGTTATTGGGCGTATTCCAGCGTTCGATGCAGACGTAACGGACAAGTTGACGTACCGAATCCTTTCGGGAAATAATGCAAACCTGCTAAGATTGAACAGCTCCACCGGTGGGTTAACATTGAGTCCGCAACTCAACACGAATGTACCGAAATTTGCAACCATGGAGGTATCGGTAACGGACGGAATCAATGAGGCAAAAGCAATCATGCAATTGATTGTGCGCCTGATAACGGAGGACATGTTGTTCAACTCGGTAACGGTACGACTGGACGAGATGACGGAGGAAGCATTTTTATCGCCGCTGCTAAGCTTCTTCCTCGATGGGCTGGCTGCAATCATACCGTGTCCCAAGGAGaacatctttttgttttcaatacaAGAGGACATCGACGTAAGCGGAAAGATACTGAACGTTAGCTTCTCTGCACGCAGACCGGATGTGGCGTTCGAAGAGTACTACAGTTCACAGTATCTGCAGGAACGGATTTACCTAAACCGAGCCATACTGGCACGGCTGGCGACGGTGCGTGTGCTACCGTTTGATGATAATCTGTGCGTACGGGAGCCATGCCTAAACTACGAACAATGTCTGTCTGTGTTGAAGTTTGGCAATGCGTCTGGATTCATACACAGCGACACGGTTCTGTTTCGTCCGATCCATCCCGTCAACACGTTTGCCTGCAAGTGTCCGGAAGGATTCACCGGCAGTAGGGAACACTATTTGTGCGATACGGAGGTCGACCTGTGCTACTCGGATCCTTGCCAGAATGGCGGAAGTTGTATGCGCAGAGAAGGAGGATACTCGTGCGTCTGTACCGAGCAATACACTGGGGTTAATTGTGAAACGTCGATAGCCGGCTTGAAACCGTGCATATCAGAGGTGTGTGGCGATGGTTATAGTTGTCTTACCAGCGGGCAAGGCGGACATTGGCCACCGTACACGAAAACGTGCGAGCTTATGTCGCGATCGTTTACGAGAAATTCGTTCCTCACGTTCCCAGGGATGAGGCAACGGCACCGGTTCAATATACGGCTAAAGTTTGCGACCGTGCGCGACAGTGGGCTCCTGCTGTACAATGGTCGCTATAACGAGCAGCATGATTTCATTGCTCTCGAAATCATCAACGGAAAAGTGGTATTTTCCTTCTCGCTAGGCGACAAGGTGGAAACAGTGACGGTTAACCAGCAGCGCAAGGTGTCGGATGGCAATTGGCACACAGTGGAGGTGAAGTACTTCAACCGCACCGTGCTGCTTTCACTGGACAACTGTGACACTGCTACGGCACTGGCAGGCCTTGGCGAGCGGTGGAATTGTGCGAATCAAACGACTCTCGTGCTGGACCGAAGATGTGCTTCGCTTGTGGAACCGTGCCATCGATTTTTCGACCTAACTGGCCCTCTGCAGATCGGCGGTTTGCCGAAAATTCCAGCCTACTTTCAGATACGCTCGCACAGCTTTGTCGGTTGCATCTCGGACCTGTACATCGATCAGCGGTATGTGGATCTGGGGGCGTACATTGCCGACAACGGTACTGTGGCTGGCTGTCCGCAGAAGGCAGCATCATGTGCTTCGGAGCCTTGCTTCAATGGTGGCACCTGTCGTGAAGGCTGGGGGGAAGGATGGGAGTGCGACTGTCCGGACGGTTTCACTGGTAACGCATGCCAGGAGTCCGTTGCGTTACCGTGGCGCTTTCATGGCGATGGCATATTAAGCTTCAATCCTTTGCTGCGTCCGATTCAACTGCCCTGGCTGACTGCATTTTCATTGCGGACCCGTAAACGCGATTCGTTCGTGATGGAGATACAGGTAGGGCAGAACAGCTCCGCCGTTGTTTCGCTGCGAGATGGCATCCTGCAATACCTGTACAACGGTGAGCCGTTGCAACTGGCTGGTGCGGATCTGGCCGATGGGCGCTGGCATCGGGTGGAAATTAAATGGATGGGCACCGAGGTCTCGCTCACGGTAGACTACGGTCAGCGAAGCGGCGTGCTACCCGTGACACAAAAGATTCAGGGTCTGTACGTCGGTAGAATTGTGATCGGTGGATTGGAAGGCACGATCGGGCAGCACTATGGAGGGCCGTCGGAAAACTTTGAAGGATGCATTCAAGATGTGCGTGTCGGCGGAGTACAATCCGTTTTGAAACGCCCAACAGTGCGTGAGAACGTGCTTGACGGATGTGTTTCCAATGCAAAGTGTCCGGAGGGTTGCCCGGAAGAGTCCGTTTGTGTGAGCAACTGGGATGAAGCGTATTGCGAGTGTTTGCATGGATTTGTTGGCGGTGAGTGCAAACCAGTGTGCACAGTAAAACCGTGTTCCGATAACGGCATCTGTCGGGCGGATACGGTCAACACCAAGGGTTACCGATGCGAGTGCAATAGCAGCTTAAGCTCCGGAGAGTACTGTGAGAACACCGTGCAACAACCATGCCCTGCCGGGTGGTGGGGCGAACGTAGCTGTGGACCGTGCAAATGCAACGTTAAACAAGGGTACCATCCAAACTGCGACAAAAGCACAGGGCAGTGTTACTGTCGGGAGAACCACTATCAACCGGTGAATGATACGGTTTGCTTGCCCTGTGAATGTTATACGGTGGGATCGTATGGCAAATCCTGCAACAGCTCGGGACAGTGCGAATGTCGCGAAGGAGTCATCGGCAGGCGATGCGATTCGTGCTCCAATCCGTACGCGGAAGTCACCCTAAACGGGTGCGAGGTCGTCTACGACGGTTGTCCCAAGTCACACTCAGCTGGTTTGTGGTGGCCTCGGACAGCGTTTGGAGAGCTAGCGGTCGAAAACTGCCCTGCCCCGGCTCGAGGCAAAGGTACTAGACGCTGCGATCAGGTACAAAGTGGATGGGGTGCCCCTGACATGTTCAACTGCACATCGGAAGCGTTTTTAGATCTGCGAAAGCAACTATCGCAAATAGAGGTAGATGGACTGGAGCTGAACACGTTTATTTCTGTAAAAGTCGCCGCGAGCCTACAGCAGGCCTGTATCAGTGTAGGTGGCCAGACTAGTGAGAAGGATGGAAATGGATTGCGCGATAGTAGAATGAACGATTTCTACACAATTGGTGCAGAAAAGACGATGGGCAGTTCATCGGCGTCGCTTTGGCGAGAAGACGATTTCGAGCTCGACTACCTACTGAACGATGGTCAATCGTTCGTACAAAGCAAGCTGTATGGGGCAGATCTATTAATTACCGATCGGTTGCTGCACGAGCTAATGCGCTACGAGGCATACCAGCACGGGTTGAACCTTTCCCACAGCCAGGACAAGCACTACGTTCGGAATCTGGTGGAAAGCGCCGGAGAGATACTGGATAGACGATACGCGAGCGAATGGAAAAGGGTACAAGACTTGACCGGGCGTGGACCGGATGATTTGGTGGATGCGTTCAATCAGTATATGATCGTGCTGGCTCGATCACAACACGACACTTACACAAATCCGTTCGAGATAGTCCACAAGAACATGGTGCTCGGAATGGACATTGTAACTACCGAGTCGTTGTTCGGCTATGAATCGCAAATGgtaaagcagcagcaattcAAGCAGGCCAAAGGGCATCAGGACCTTCATGGGCATCCTGCGGAAACAGTCATCTTGCCGGATACGAGTTCATTCTTGCAAAACTCGCCAAAACAGAAGCAACCGTTGATTTCGTTTCCGAAGTACAACAACTACATCCAAGATCGGTCCAAATTTGATCGTTCCACAAAGGTGCTTGTTCCGCTGGATATGTTGGGCATCACCGCGCCCGACAAGAACGAGGTGGTCAATCAAATCGCTGAGCATCGTGCCATTTTTACCTACGCACAGTACAAGGATGCGGGCGAACTATTTCCGACCAATTTCGACGAAACTGTCACACGTCGATGGGGCGTAGAAATGCAAATTGCCAGTAGCGTTCTGTCAATCGCTATCGTTACACCGGAATTGGACAAAGATTCCTATACTCAACCGTTCCCATCGTCGGGAGGACTAGAGAAGTCGGGTGGCAATAATCAGGTGGAAACGATCGCTCCTCCGCCCGCGAAACCTGTACCAGAACGAACCAGTGAAAAGTTGTCGTTGAATGAgattaaaatatcaattcACGATATGAGCGACCGGGAGGAAGGTTTAGATACGCTGGATCAACATGCACCACAAGTGCCGATGGTAAATACGGCGGAGAATAGCGAAGACTTCTTCCACGATGATGATCTTCCCGAAACGGTAGTTCTAGCACGCAGTGAACAGATGTCCTCCATCGAACGTACAGCAGAAACAGCAATCCGAAAGCGGCGTAGAAGTATTGTGTCGGCCGATGGTGGCATTCCCGAGTCGGTTGAGATGGATTCAGCTTCCCGCACGAATTACGTTCCCCTCGGTCAGCCACATCTGAAGCAGGCGATCAAGTTGCAGATGTGGTTAAACATACCCCGGAATCGATTTGTTTCCCGTTCCAACCCCCAGTGCGTCCGGTGGAATACGCATGCAAACCTTTGGACGCGCATCGGCTGCCAGACGGAAATACCGAACTATGAGATGATCGGTCATAATGATACAATTGTGGTGAACTGTACGTGCAACCAGCTGGCAACGTATGCGGTACTAGTAGACATTATCGATCCGGAAGACATCCCCGAACCGTCGCTACTGGTACAGATTACCTCGTACTCAGCGTTCCTGCTTTCGTTGCCAATCCTTTTTGCGGTAATAGTGTCGTTGGCATTGCTACGCGGCCTGCAGACAAACTCGAACAGTATTCATcagaatttattgttttgcatcTTCACTGCGGAGTTGCTGTTCTTCGTAGCCATTCAAGCACGCAGGGATCTGCTGGACAATGAG TTCCCATGCAAACTGGTTGCTATTGCGCTGCATTACACGTGGCTGGCAGCATTCGCGTGGACGACAGTTGACTGCGTGCATCTATACCGAATGTTAACTGAAATGCGTGACATCAACCATGGACCGATGGGTTTCTATCATACGATAGGCTACGGTGCGCCCGCACTGCTTGTAGGCCTTTCTGTTGGAGTGCGTGTACATGAATATGGAAACAGTATGTT TTGCTGGTTGTCGGTGTACGAATCCGTCATTTGGTGGATGGTTGGACCAATCGCAATCGTGTCGGTATTCGATCTTTTCATCCTATTTTTGTCGGTAAAAGCAGCATTTACGATCAAGGATCACGTGTTAGGATTTGGCAATCTACGTACACTGCTTTGGTTGTCAGTTGTGTCGCTACCGCTCTTGGGTATAATGTGGGTACTTGCAGTGCTTTCTGCGTCAGAAAATTCGCAGCTGCTCAATATGCTCCTATCAGCTGTGGTCATTATGCATTCGCTCTTTTCCATCATTGGATATTGCATTATTAATAAACGGGTGCGTGAAAACCTGCATAACGCGTTTCTACGCTGCATGGGGCGCAAAGTACCGCTACTCGAGTCTTCAATCGCCATCAGCAATAGCTCACAAAACGTAGGATCCCCGAAAACACCCGGGTTCGCCGGTAGCTCTGGTGGACAGTACGATACGGCAAGAAGAAACATTGGAATCAGCACGTCGAGCACCACTTCTCGCAGCACGGCTAAAACAAGCTCTAGTCCCTATCGAAGCGATGGTCAATTTAGACACACATCAACGTCCACTTCCAACTACAACAGCGACGGAGTGGCTTCGTATATGCGCGGACATTACGAGGAGAGTGCACTGCGTAAGATAAAGAATGGTGGACAAGGACGGGACGGAGAACGTCGAAGTCACAGAAGACATCGTCGAGATTCCGACTCTGGCAGTGAGACTGATGGGAGAAGTCTAGAGCTTGCCTCAAGCCACTCGAGCGATGATGAAGAATCTCGCGTCGGACGCAACAGTAGTACGCATCGTAGCACTGGAGTGTGCAGCACATCATACCTACCGAACATAACCGAGCATGTTGCAACAACTCCACCAGAATTGCACGTAGTGCAGAGTCCACAG CTATTCCCCAACGTAACGCCTACAAGATGGCCAAATCAAAATGCTAACAATTACATGCCACCAGGCAATG GTCGATGGTCACAAGAAACGGCATCCGATAACGAGGCACATCCACATAAATCTCCTACAACCGGTGGCTCGCTCCCAAACCCGGATATCACGGAAACGTCATATCTGCATCAGAACCGCATGAACATGCCACCATCGATTTTGGAAAACATTCAGGAAAACTATAACATAGGATATTCAAACACGGACCTTCACAGTGATCGAAATTACAGCAACTATGGTAATGCGGATAATTATGTCCCTCCGGCTGATTACGCGAAGCGGTACGACTCGCAAGCATCGGTAAATCCTTCCAGCACTCTTCCCCATCATTACGCATCGTCGGTAAACGGTAGTAGTACTGGTGGAGGAGTGCCGATTGCCGAAGCAAGGCACACAGGCTCGATGCAGGTCATCAATCATATGCGTGCGTACCAGCATGAAAACCCATACGCACTGAAAGAATCGCTCTACGAACGGTCACGAACGCTCGGCTATGGTACTAGTGCAGGTGGCGCAGAGTCGCCGTACCACGCAGGCCACCCTCTAACCGCTCCCAACGATCTGTACAGCCCACCCGGAGCCATACACGGCATGTCATTCAAGTCGAGTGTGCAATCGCTACTCAAGAACGAttatcaacagcaacaacgacaacaataCAAGCACCACCAAACAGGCAACGGGGGCGAATCAGACAGGATGTCGGAAGGCTCTGATAAAAATCCGTACAATTTTCCCTACACCGCCGAGGAGGACCATCTAGTGCATAATGGTACAGCGAGAATGCACCATACTGGAGGGATGGAAAATATTGGACACATGGAGCATATCGCTTCGTCGTCGCCTTCGCCACCACAGCTGTTGATGAGAGCCCCGGAAGGGCTTTCTCCGGCACCACTGCAATCGATAGGGCAGTTGAATGGTGCTACTAACGA TACACCCAATGATGACGATGAAACAACGGTGTAA